A region from the Melioribacter roseus P3M-2 genome encodes:
- the ffh gene encoding signal recognition particle protein, whose product MLEELTEKFERVLKKVTGQGRLTEENISETLREIRRVLLDADVNYKVAKQFIEDVKVKALGKEVLTSITPGQLITKIIYDELTRLLGGNGAEIKLNPSGITTIMLIGLQGCGKTTFSAKLARLLKSKKRDVLLVAADVYRPAAVNQLKILGKQIDVPVFSIDDSKDPVKIAEDALEYARQNKLNTVIIDTAGRLHIDEEMMREAAAIKAKVNPTETLFVVDSMTGQDAVNSAKAFHEKVDFDGIVITKLDGDSRGGCVLSIRAVVDRPVKFVSAGEKLDSIEVFYPDRLASRILGKGDIVSLVEKAQQQVDEKEAEELQKKLMANKFDFDDFLKQIKMLKKMGSLKSIISMIPGVGSAIKNADIDDKQLVKVESIIQSMTKEERRNPKILNGSRRKRIARGSGNTIQDVNRLIKQFNEMQKMIKMINKQSGGRGMLNLKKFGLN is encoded by the coding sequence ATGCTCGAAGAACTGACTGAAAAATTCGAACGGGTATTAAAGAAAGTAACCGGACAGGGACGGTTGACCGAAGAAAATATTTCCGAAACTCTTCGGGAAATTCGTCGTGTTCTTTTGGATGCCGACGTTAATTATAAGGTTGCAAAGCAATTTATTGAAGATGTCAAGGTTAAGGCTCTTGGGAAAGAAGTGCTTACTTCGATTACTCCCGGTCAGCTTATAACCAAGATTATATACGATGAATTGACCCGGCTGCTTGGCGGCAACGGAGCGGAAATTAAATTAAATCCCTCCGGTATTACGACAATTATGCTGATCGGTCTTCAGGGATGCGGTAAGACGACCTTTAGCGCCAAGTTAGCCAGGTTGTTGAAAAGTAAGAAACGCGATGTTCTTTTAGTTGCTGCCGACGTTTACCGTCCTGCGGCTGTTAATCAGTTGAAAATTCTCGGCAAACAGATCGATGTTCCGGTATTTTCAATTGACGACAGCAAGGATCCGGTAAAAATTGCCGAAGATGCGCTTGAATATGCCAGGCAGAATAAATTAAATACCGTTATTATCGACACGGCCGGAAGATTGCATATTGACGAAGAAATGATGCGGGAAGCAGCCGCTATTAAAGCAAAGGTTAATCCGACCGAAACTCTCTTCGTCGTCGATTCAATGACAGGTCAGGATGCGGTTAATTCAGCCAAGGCTTTTCATGAAAAAGTCGATTTCGACGGAATTGTAATTACAAAACTGGACGGCGATTCGCGGGGAGGATGCGTCCTTTCGATTCGGGCAGTCGTAGATCGTCCGGTGAAATTTGTTAGCGCAGGCGAAAAGCTCGATTCGATCGAAGTCTTTTATCCCGACAGGCTGGCTTCCAGAATCCTCGGTAAAGGGGATATTGTATCGCTCGTCGAAAAGGCTCAACAGCAGGTCGACGAAAAGGAAGCCGAAGAGCTGCAGAAAAAATTAATGGCAAATAAATTTGACTTCGACGATTTTTTGAAACAAATTAAGATGCTAAAAAAAATGGGTTCTTTGAAATCGATAATTTCAATGATACCCGGCGTCGGTTCGGCAATTAAAAATGCGGATATCGACGATAAACAATTGGTAAAAGTTGAATCGATAATTCAGTCGATGACTAAAGAAGAGCGCCGCAATCCGAAAATTCTCAACGGCAGTCGCCGCAAAAGAATAGCGCGCGGAAGCGGCAACACTATTCAGGACGTCAATCGGCTGATAAAGCAGTTTAACGAAATGCAGAAAATGATCAAGATGATCAATAAACAAAGCGGCGGCAGGGGGATGTTGAATTTGAAAAAATTTGGATTAAATTAA
- the atpG gene encoding ATP synthase F1 subunit gamma: MATLRDIKRRIVGVKSTQQITKAMKMVAAARLRRAQENIINARPYSRKISEVLSHLLNIEKNFSHPLLTERKVENVAFVVVTSDRGLCGSFNMNVIRTAEDLIHDDYKTYYDEGKLELYCVGKKGLDYFKKRNYNVAGAHPGIFSRLKFEFASGLIKELTHKFINGQIDRVVVVYNEFRSIIQQKTVAEQLLPITPFAEENHEVKAAEYIYEPDKSGIINSLLPKHLNSQMWKVLLESYAAELGARMTAMDMATENAKELIRSLQITYNKERQATITREIIEIVSGANALKEG; the protein is encoded by the coding sequence ATGGCAACGCTTAGGGACATAAAAAGAAGAATTGTCGGCGTAAAAAGTACGCAGCAGATAACCAAAGCCATGAAAATGGTCGCTGCGGCGCGTCTGCGTCGTGCGCAGGAAAATATAATAAATGCGCGCCCGTATTCGCGCAAAATTTCCGAAGTGTTGTCGCACCTCTTAAATATCGAAAAGAATTTCAGCCACCCGTTATTGACCGAGCGCAAAGTCGAAAATGTGGCGTTTGTTGTAGTTACATCCGACAGAGGACTTTGCGGAAGTTTTAATATGAATGTGATCCGAACCGCCGAAGACTTAATTCACGACGATTACAAAACATACTACGACGAAGGTAAACTTGAGCTTTATTGCGTGGGTAAGAAAGGGCTCGATTATTTCAAAAAGCGGAATTACAACGTGGCTGGAGCTCACCCCGGAATTTTTTCACGCTTGAAATTTGAATTTGCTTCCGGCTTGATTAAAGAATTGACTCATAAATTTATCAACGGGCAAATCGACAGGGTTGTGGTTGTTTACAACGAATTCAGATCGATTATTCAGCAAAAAACCGTTGCGGAACAATTACTGCCCATAACGCCTTTTGCCGAAGAAAATCACGAAGTTAAAGCGGCTGAATATATATACGAACCGGATAAATCGGGCATTATAAATTCATTGCTGCCCAAACATCTCAATTCGCAAATGTGGAAAGTACTGCTCGAATCGTACGCTGCGGAGTTGGGCGCAAGAATGACGGCCATGGATATGGCTACCGAAAATGCCAAAGAATTGATAAGAAGCTTACAGATTACATATAATAAGGAACGTCAGGCTACTATTACACGAGAGATTATTGAAATTGTATCCGGAGCTAATGCGCTTAAAGAAGGATAA
- the atpA gene encoding F0F1 ATP synthase subunit alpha, protein MVEIRPDEVSAILRKQLAGYDNEVEVYDVGTVLQVGDGIARIYGLSKVMASELVEFPNDVIGMVLNLEEDSVGCVLFGESSLIKEGDTVKRTKRVASFPVGDKLLGRVVDPLGQPLDGKGAIQFEKYAPIERKALGVIQRQPVKEPLQTGITAIDSMIPIGRGQRELIIGDRQTGKTAIAIDTIINQKYTHTEEAKKYGVKPVYCIYVAIGQKNSTVAQVVAKLEENGAMEYTTVVSAPASTPAPLQYIAPYAGTALGEYFRDTGRHALVIYDDLSKQAAAYRELSLLLRRPPGREAYPGDVFYLHSRLLERASKLSEDLGGGSLTALPVIETQQGDVSAYIPTNVISITDGQIYLEPNLFNAGVRPAINVGISVSRVGGNAQIKAMKKVAGSLKLDLAQYRELEAFAKFGSDLDKATQRTLAKGARLVELLKQGQYAPLPVEKQIVSVFIGTNDYLETIEVKDVKRFEKEFHEYVELKYPQIYENIRSTKELKEDTVELLKKAADEFLQKFNKS, encoded by the coding sequence ATGGTAGAAATCAGACCTGACGAAGTATCGGCAATTTTACGAAAACAACTTGCCGGCTACGATAACGAAGTTGAAGTTTACGACGTCGGAACGGTGTTGCAGGTAGGCGACGGTATTGCTCGTATTTATGGTTTGTCGAAAGTTATGGCGAGCGAATTGGTTGAATTTCCCAACGACGTTATCGGAATGGTGCTCAACTTGGAAGAAGACAGCGTAGGCTGCGTTCTCTTTGGCGAGTCGAGTTTAATTAAAGAAGGCGATACGGTTAAAAGAACAAAACGCGTCGCATCTTTTCCCGTTGGCGATAAACTTCTGGGTAGAGTAGTCGACCCTCTGGGTCAGCCGCTCGACGGCAAAGGCGCCATTCAGTTCGAAAAATACGCGCCGATCGAAAGAAAAGCTCTCGGCGTTATTCAGCGCCAGCCCGTCAAAGAACCGCTTCAAACCGGTATCACAGCTATCGATTCGATGATCCCGATCGGACGCGGACAAAGAGAATTGATTATCGGCGATCGTCAGACTGGTAAAACTGCCATTGCAATTGACACGATTATTAATCAAAAATATACTCATACCGAAGAAGCAAAAAAGTACGGCGTTAAACCGGTTTATTGTATTTACGTTGCTATCGGGCAGAAAAATTCCACGGTAGCTCAGGTAGTGGCAAAACTCGAAGAAAACGGCGCAATGGAATATACTACTGTAGTTTCGGCTCCGGCTTCTACGCCAGCTCCTTTACAATATATTGCTCCATATGCGGGAACGGCTCTGGGCGAATATTTCAGAGATACGGGACGTCATGCTCTGGTAATTTACGACGACTTGTCGAAACAAGCTGCGGCTTACAGGGAATTGTCGCTTCTTCTGAGAAGACCTCCGGGACGCGAGGCTTATCCCGGCGACGTCTTCTATCTTCACTCTCGTTTATTGGAGCGCGCTTCAAAATTGAGCGAAGACCTCGGCGGAGGAAGTCTTACTGCCTTGCCCGTTATCGAAACCCAGCAGGGAGACGTTTCGGCATATATCCCGACTAACGTAATATCGATTACAGACGGTCAGATTTATCTCGAACCGAATTTGTTCAATGCGGGCGTGCGTCCTGCCATCAACGTCGGTATATCGGTTTCCCGCGTTGGCGGCAACGCTCAAATCAAAGCAATGAAAAAAGTTGCAGGCTCGCTGAAGCTCGATTTGGCTCAGTACCGCGAACTGGAAGCGTTCGCAAAATTCGGCTCCGACCTCGACAAAGCGACTCAAAGAACGCTGGCTAAAGGAGCGCGTCTGGTCGAATTGCTTAAGCAGGGACAGTATGCGCCTCTGCCGGTTGAAAAACAGATCGTCAGCGTTTTTATCGGAACCAATGATTATCTCGAAACGATCGAAGTGAAAGACGTAAAGAGATTCGAAAAAGAATTTCATGAATATGTGGAATTGAAATATCCCCAGATTTATGAAAACATCCGTTCCACAAAAGAACTTAAAGAAGACACCGTTGAACTGCTGAAAAAAGCAGCCGACGAATTTTTACAAAAATTCAATAAATCCTGA
- the atpH gene encoding ATP synthase F1 subunit delta produces the protein MSVYRVAYRYANSLFGLLLEKAKDNEALLDETASYVNLVYNTLEASKELRTILKNPVVKQSDKKAILHSIFENKTPKLIIDFIDFVLEKNRQDILKEIMREFLSLYDEKKGILRTRVTTAVEIPEDLKKELKDNLEKVTRKNVIPSYSIDEKILGGFQAQYGDTIIDASVKSQLERLRKKLSEDISLSNN, from the coding sequence ATGAGCGTTTACAGAGTCGCATATCGCTATGCTAATTCGCTTTTCGGACTGTTGCTAGAAAAAGCAAAAGACAACGAGGCTTTGCTCGACGAAACGGCTTCGTATGTCAATTTGGTCTATAATACGCTCGAAGCGTCCAAAGAGCTCAGAACGATTCTGAAAAATCCCGTTGTCAAACAGTCCGATAAAAAGGCGATTTTACATTCGATTTTCGAAAATAAAACGCCTAAGCTCATTATTGATTTTATCGATTTCGTCCTTGAAAAAAACAGACAGGACATTCTCAAAGAAATTATGCGCGAATTCCTTTCTTTATACGACGAGAAAAAAGGAATTCTGAGAACCAGGGTAACCACCGCAGTTGAAATCCCCGAGGATCTGAAAAAGGAATTGAAAGATAATCTCGAAAAGGTTACTCGTAAAAATGTAATTCCTTCTTACAGTATTGACGAAAAAATATTGGGCGGATTCCAGGCTCAGTACGGAGATACTATTATAGATGCGTCCGTAAAGAGTCAATTGGAACGCCTCAGAAAAAAATTATCGGAAGATATTAGTTTATCGAACAATTAG
- the atpF gene encoding F0F1 ATP synthase subunit B → MILGKTLGLLLFSAGEAPGSPLDVNPGLIIWTLVTVALLLIILKKLAWKPILNSLNERENFIRESLEKAEKARIEAEKLFEQNKENLKKAEAEAQKIIEQGRQYADKLRDQILEDSKQQAKRMIEEATQEIERKNAEAFSKLKDQVADIAVSAAEKILRENLDKEKQVKIIAKYLEDLSKN, encoded by the coding sequence ATGATACTTGGAAAGACATTAGGTTTGCTTCTCTTCAGCGCCGGCGAAGCTCCGGGCAGTCCTCTCGATGTTAATCCCGGACTAATCATCTGGACGCTCGTTACCGTAGCTCTTTTGCTGATTATTTTAAAGAAGCTCGCTTGGAAGCCGATTCTCAATTCCTTAAATGAAAGGGAAAATTTTATACGGGAATCTCTCGAAAAAGCGGAAAAAGCCAGAATCGAGGCTGAAAAACTCTTCGAGCAAAATAAAGAGAATCTCAAGAAAGCCGAAGCCGAAGCTCAAAAAATTATTGAGCAGGGTCGTCAATATGCCGACAAATTGAGAGACCAAATTCTCGAAGACAGCAAACAACAGGCTAAAAGAATGATCGAAGAGGCTACTCAGGAAATAGAACGTAAAAATGCAGAGGCTTTTTCGAAACTGAAAGACCAGGTGGCAGATATTGCCGTTTCAGCCGCCGAAAAGATTTTGAGAGAGAATCTCGATAAAGAAAAACAAGTTAAAATAATTGCCAAGTATCTGGAAGACCTGTCGAAGAATTGA
- the atpE gene encoding ATP synthase F0 subunit C, which produces MDFAYLAAGFGAALTVIGGAFGIGKLASSAMEASGRQPEAAGDIRTSMIIAAALIEGISLFALVICILLALK; this is translated from the coding sequence ATGGATTTCGCATACTTAGCAGCCGGTTTCGGAGCAGCTTTAACAGTTATCGGCGGTGCTTTCGGCATCGGTAAATTAGCCAGCTCTGCAATGGAAGCCAGCGGTCGTCAACCCGAAGCGGCAGGCGACATCAGAACTTCTATGATTATTGCCGCGGCATTAATCGAAGGTATTTCGCTCTTTGCTTTGGTTATTTGTATTCTTCTGGCGCTTAAATAA
- the atpB gene encoding F0F1 ATP synthase subunit A — protein MWYNTSAVTDTLKAAESGGNDSGWIMHHILDSRELDFEPFGVIHLPEIHLFGIDLSITKHVVFMWLAALLLILIFWKVSKAYRKSKVPHGISNLMEVLVVFVRDEIARPTIGSGYEKFLPYLLTVFFFILTCNFLGLVPYAATATSNIAVTATLATMSFIVIQVGGMIKNGVFGYFKGLIPHGIPFWLIPIMFVVEILGLFTKPFALAIRLFANMTAGHIVILALLGLIFILKTYIVVPVSVAFALFIYLLEILVALIQAYIFTMLSSLFIGMAYHQEH, from the coding sequence ATGTGGTATAATACCTCGGCAGTAACGGACACATTAAAAGCGGCGGAATCGGGAGGAAATGATTCCGGCTGGATAATGCATCATATCCTCGATTCGAGGGAACTCGATTTCGAACCCTTTGGCGTTATTCATCTGCCGGAAATTCATCTCTTCGGAATCGATCTGTCGATTACCAAGCATGTTGTATTTATGTGGCTTGCCGCCTTGTTATTGATTTTAATCTTCTGGAAAGTTTCGAAAGCTTATCGCAAATCGAAAGTGCCGCACGGAATTTCCAATTTAATGGAAGTGCTGGTTGTCTTTGTCCGGGATGAAATTGCGCGTCCTACAATCGGCAGCGGCTACGAGAAATTTCTCCCATATCTTTTGACGGTCTTTTTCTTTATTCTCACGTGTAATTTCCTGGGACTTGTACCCTATGCCGCTACCGCAACTAGCAATATAGCCGTAACGGCTACCTTGGCGACTATGTCGTTTATTGTCATTCAAGTCGGCGGCATGATAAAAAACGGGGTTTTCGGCTATTTCAAAGGTCTTATTCCGCACGGCATTCCGTTCTGGCTGATACCGATTATGTTCGTAGTGGAAATTTTGGGATTGTTTACTAAGCCTTTTGCATTGGCTATTCGTCTTTTTGCCAACATGACTGCGGGACATATCGTAATTCTGGCGTTATTGGGATTAATCTTTATACTTAAAACATATATTGTTGTGCCTGTATCCGTAGCGTTTGCGCTATTTATTTATTTGCTGGAAATTCTGGTCGCTTTAATACAGGCGTATATCTTTACCATGCTTTCATCCCTGTTCATCGGGATGGCATATCATCAGGAACATTAA
- a CDS encoding AtpZ/AtpI family protein, producing MKKNNNTSSKLTETYKNIGPYLGLGTQLAATIILMFFLGRWLDEKFELHPWLTIVFSFFGGFAGIYNFINAVMTLNKKKNND from the coding sequence ATGAAAAAAAACAATAATACATCGTCCAAACTTACAGAGACCTACAAAAATATAGGTCCGTATCTTGGTTTGGGTACGCAGCTGGCTGCAACAATAATTTTAATGTTCTTTTTAGGCAGGTGGCTCGACGAAAAATTCGAATTACATCCCTGGTTGACGATTGTTTTTTCGTTTTTCGGAGGATTTGCCGGAATTTATAATTTTATTAATGCGGTTATGACTCTGAACAAGAAAAAAAATAATGATTAA
- a CDS encoding bactofilin family protein, whose amino-acid sequence MALKKEIHEEEVSIISNGVRIEGNINSEGNVRIDGIVKGNLSVNGNLTMGEQAQVIGEIKARNVITNGKVEGKIIAAEKLRLESKAVIKGDIVSRVLIVEEGAVFDGNSSMNASKQPDEKKQ is encoded by the coding sequence ATGGCATTGAAAAAAGAAATTCACGAAGAAGAAGTAAGCATTATCAGCAACGGAGTAAGGATAGAAGGCAATATTAACAGCGAAGGAAACGTTAGGATTGACGGTATTGTTAAGGGAAATCTTTCGGTTAACGGAAATTTGACAATGGGCGAACAGGCTCAGGTAATAGGGGAAATTAAAGCCCGTAATGTAATTACAAATGGAAAAGTAGAAGGCAAAATCATTGCCGCCGAAAAATTGCGCCTCGAATCGAAAGCGGTAATAAAAGGAGATATTGTTTCGAGAGTATTAATTGTGGAAGAAGGCGCTGTCTTCGACGGCAACAGCAGTATGAATGCCTCAAAACAACCGGATGAAAAAAAACAATAA
- a CDS encoding M23 family metallopeptidase: protein MNWLSLKKLKKVFFLLTPNIPDSGTKTYKLSLLRASAYVFIYTVVAWFFLIFILSITPLKNFMFVLDNQELKLQREKINELQGKVNFLTSQLEKIASTNEKLKYAMMLANADSSDTTRAIYDSLRKNIKKKIEPGGNILKAISLLYYKFFEQKNDTGKTIVFFAPARGVITNKFNPAEGHMGLDLGLKEGSPVYAAAGGLVVFADYTIEYGYTMIIQHDNDYISMYKHCAALLKKPQQYVVAGELIALSGNSGTQTTGPHLHFELWFKGKPVDPEKYIQVK from the coding sequence ATGAACTGGCTTAGCTTAAAAAAATTGAAAAAAGTTTTCTTCCTGCTTACACCGAACATCCCCGATTCGGGCACTAAGACTTACAAGCTCAGTTTACTCCGCGCAAGCGCGTATGTTTTTATTTATACCGTCGTAGCCTGGTTCTTTCTGATTTTCATACTTTCGATAACTCCGCTCAAAAATTTTATGTTTGTACTGGATAATCAGGAACTGAAACTCCAGCGCGAAAAGATAAACGAACTTCAGGGTAAAGTGAATTTTCTTACATCTCAACTGGAGAAGATTGCTTCCACCAACGAAAAATTAAAGTATGCCATGATGCTGGCGAACGCCGATTCTTCCGATACAACCCGGGCTATCTACGATTCGCTTCGAAAAAACATAAAAAAGAAAATTGAACCGGGCGGTAATATTCTGAAAGCGATTTCATTGTTATATTACAAATTTTTCGAACAGAAGAATGATACCGGGAAAACGATCGTTTTTTTCGCTCCCGCCAGAGGCGTTATCACGAATAAATTTAATCCTGCCGAAGGGCATATGGGGCTCGATTTGGGCTTAAAAGAAGGAAGTCCGGTTTATGCCGCCGCGGGCGGACTGGTCGTCTTTGCCGACTATACGATAGAATACGGATACACTATGATTATTCAACACGATAACGATTATATCTCAATGTACAAGCACTGCGCCGCTCTTTTGAAGAAACCTCAACAATATGTGGTCGCAGGCGAATTAATTGCTCTCAGCGGTAATTCGGGTACGCAAACCACCGGTCCTCATCTACATTTTGAATTGTGGTTCAAAGGCAAGCCGGTCGACCCGGAAAAATATATTCAAGTAAAATAG
- a CDS encoding glycosyltransferase family 9 protein has protein sequence MEILNGGEKILVIQTAFLGDAILTLPLIRKLKDSFPDGVIDVLTIPQSKQIFEYSPYVNDLILYDKRRDKSLKALFRVVKEIRNREYTRLYSPHRSFRSSLIALMSGSQFRAGFDKAVMSFVYNYQAEYNNAVHEVQRNLRLIGFAENDDSWKIFPEFVIEEKVLVKIKSFLPSSEKKVICLAPGSVWYTKRYPRFDEVIKKLIEENYFVILIGGSEDVSLCDSLSEGYVETDLISLAGKLTVVESVALLMNCDALISNDSAPVHMAMATDTPVVDVYCSTIPDFGFYPYSRFSSVVSYDGLECKPCGIHGHKSCPIKTFDCGHLLDPDIIIHEMERLLIQKQKSN, from the coding sequence ATGGAAATATTGAACGGGGGCGAGAAAATACTGGTTATACAGACCGCTTTTCTGGGCGACGCAATTCTGACGCTTCCCTTGATTCGGAAATTAAAAGATTCTTTCCCCGACGGCGTTATTGACGTACTTACGATTCCTCAATCGAAACAAATTTTTGAATACTCGCCTTATGTGAACGACCTTATTTTGTATGACAAAAGAAGGGATAAGTCGTTGAAGGCTTTGTTCCGAGTAGTTAAAGAAATACGAAACAGGGAATATACGCGACTTTATTCGCCTCACCGTTCTTTTCGGTCATCGCTAATTGCCCTGATGTCCGGAAGTCAGTTCAGGGCGGGCTTCGATAAAGCAGTGATGAGTTTCGTATATAATTATCAAGCGGAATACAACAACGCCGTTCACGAAGTTCAAAGAAACTTAAGACTGATAGGTTTCGCCGAGAATGACGATTCCTGGAAAATATTTCCGGAATTTGTAATTGAAGAAAAAGTATTGGTAAAAATAAAATCGTTTCTCCCTTCTTCGGAAAAGAAAGTGATTTGTTTGGCGCCCGGTTCTGTATGGTATACAAAAAGATATCCCAGATTCGACGAAGTAATAAAAAAGCTAATTGAAGAGAATTATTTTGTCATTTTAATAGGAGGATCGGAAGACGTTTCGCTGTGTGACAGTTTGAGCGAGGGGTACGTCGAAACGGATTTAATTTCTTTGGCGGGGAAATTAACGGTTGTTGAAAGCGTGGCTCTGTTGATGAACTGCGACGCTCTGATTTCAAACGACAGCGCGCCGGTGCATATGGCAATGGCTACCGATACGCCCGTTGTTGACGTTTATTGTTCTACAATACCCGATTTCGGTTTCTATCCTTACTCGCGTTTCAGCTCTGTTGTTTCTTACGACGGGCTCGAATGCAAACCGTGCGGCATTCACGGACATAAATCCTGCCCCATTAAAACGTTCGATTGCGGGCATCTTCTCGATCCGGACATTATTATTCACGAAATGGAACGCCTGCTGATTCAAAAGCAAAAATCGAACTAA
- a CDS encoding lysophospholipid acyltransferase family protein translates to MPDKNKIEYFLFRSLVTLFNKIGLNRTRKLARLIGYLFYYLIPIRKSTVLSNLRKAFPDKSEKEIHNIARQNYIHMSITFAELMILPSLQDSDIRNEIVFDNRERVESVIKNDKGTILLTGHFGNWEIIMSALAVNVHAVYNVLVKPQRNVYITEWLERTRNRGSARVIPVGLSVKQIFSALKNGEVVGIAGDQRGPADAPRFRFFDVQTALNTGAAAFALKTGCDILLLVAVRQPDFKYKIYANRMEYDALPGSYDEKLIAITQKYISFLESYVKKYPSQYFWMHKIWKY, encoded by the coding sequence ATGCCCGACAAAAATAAAATCGAATATTTCCTCTTCAGAAGTCTGGTAACGCTTTTTAATAAAATTGGTCTTAATCGTACCAGAAAATTAGCGCGCTTGATCGGCTATCTGTTTTATTATCTGATACCTATCAGAAAATCTACTGTTTTGAGCAACCTGCGAAAAGCTTTCCCGGATAAATCCGAAAAAGAAATTCATAATATTGCCCGGCAAAACTATATACACATGTCGATAACTTTTGCCGAACTGATGATTTTACCGTCGCTGCAAGATTCTGACATAAGAAACGAAATTGTTTTTGATAATAGAGAGCGCGTCGAAAGCGTGATAAAAAATGATAAAGGAACGATTCTGCTAACGGGGCACTTCGGCAATTGGGAAATTATTATGTCGGCTCTGGCGGTGAATGTACATGCGGTATATAACGTATTGGTTAAGCCGCAGCGGAATGTTTATATAACGGAGTGGCTCGAGCGCACTCGAAATCGCGGCAGCGCAAGAGTTATTCCCGTCGGACTTTCGGTTAAGCAAATATTCAGCGCATTGAAAAACGGCGAGGTGGTTGGTATTGCCGGCGACCAGAGAGGACCGGCGGACGCCCCTCGATTCCGCTTCTTCGATGTACAAACGGCATTGAATACGGGAGCTGCGGCTTTCGCGCTCAAAACGGGTTGCGATATCCTGTTGCTGGTGGCTGTCCGCCAGCCGGATTTCAAATATAAAATCTACGCCAATAGAATGGAATACGATGCGCTGCCGGGCAGTTACGACGAAAAGTTAATTGCCATAACGCAAAAATATATCTCCTTTCTCGAAAGCTACGTAAAAAAATATCCTTCCCAGTATTTCTGGATGCATAAAATATGGAAATATTGA